From the Ruminiclostridium josui JCM 17888 genome, one window contains:
- a CDS encoding methionine ABC transporter permease — MWDSSTWLMLGKGILETVYMTLFSTLAAYVIGLPMGVLLVTSENSGIFPMPKLNKVLNVIVNLLRSIPFLILLIAVMPLTRLLVGSTIGSTATVVPLVIAAAPFIARLVESSLQEIDKGVIEAAVSMGCSPFQIIYKVMLPESVPSLITGAAIATTTILGYSAMAGIVGGGGLGDIAIRYGLYRYQNDIMFITVALLVIIVQIAQEVGTGIARKRDKRKQS; from the coding sequence ATGTGGGATAGTTCAACATGGCTAATGCTTGGAAAAGGTATTCTTGAAACAGTTTATATGACATTGTTTTCTACATTAGCAGCCTATGTGATAGGCCTTCCCATGGGAGTACTCCTTGTTACAAGCGAAAACAGCGGAATTTTTCCTATGCCCAAGCTAAACAAGGTTCTGAACGTAATAGTGAACCTGCTTCGTTCAATTCCTTTTCTAATTTTATTAATAGCCGTAATGCCATTAACAAGATTATTAGTGGGAAGTACCATCGGCTCAACTGCTACCGTAGTACCCCTTGTAATAGCGGCAGCGCCTTTTATTGCAAGACTTGTGGAGTCATCCCTTCAGGAGATTGATAAAGGTGTTATAGAAGCTGCTGTTTCAATGGGCTGTAGCCCGTTTCAGATAATCTATAAGGTAATGCTGCCTGAATCCGTACCATCCCTTATTACAGGGGCGGCAATAGCAACCACAACAATACTCGGCTACTCTGCAATGGCAGGAATAGTGGGTGGAGGAGGACTAGGTGATATTGCAATACGCTATGGCCTTTACAGGTATCAAAATGACATAATGTTTATCACTGTTGCACTGCTTGTTATTATTGTTCAGATAGCGCAGGAAGTAGGAACAGGAATAGCAAGAAAGCGTGATAAGAGAAAACAAAGTTAA
- a CDS encoding DUF3237 family protein, which translates to MLKKTLLLALVISNIVVWTMTSGTSAGAQTVNPRDGETDSVTSSATGYVKYGDVNMDDTVDSVDLALLKAYLLAKSSTLPNVTAADVTGDGTLDALDYAILKKYLLGLITTLPADSADSSDKILIPHESWTCGMANGIPKPENGVLVFEATMKLQNSYDLGKTQYGQRKVLVVQNGSITGNKIQGSVMSGGLDFQLTLSNGAMEIEQLLVLKANDGSYIYLRSAGTAINQNDVRMVWDFEAPNSSSYNWLNSGKYAGRRVIDSAAGTMKISVYDVSGINFTPDSTNSIKVTEPSDVPDQPWDFRKASSERKGNIFITESVSLGASQSVGASKKGSRNIIPITGGTVSGNLTAKILPAGADYQNLANPMTIDARYLWQTNDGEIIIVRNGGQFGSLVPTFEVRADSKYSYLNQKLYLSSDPGGGAGGVTITFYESIK; encoded by the coding sequence ATGCTTAAAAAGACATTATTACTAGCCCTTGTGATTAGTAATATAGTTGTTTGGACAATGACTTCGGGAACATCGGCTGGGGCGCAAACAGTAAACCCTAGAGATGGGGAAACAGATTCGGTGACATCATCAGCTACAGGTTATGTTAAATATGGTGATGTTAATATGGATGATACCGTTGATTCTGTGGATTTGGCATTATTAAAGGCTTATCTCTTAGCAAAATCAAGTACTCTGCCCAATGTTACAGCGGCGGATGTTACAGGTGACGGTACCCTTGATGCACTTGATTACGCTATACTTAAAAAGTATCTTTTGGGCCTAATTACTACACTGCCTGCTGATTCAGCAGATAGCAGTGATAAGATTCTTATTCCTCATGAATCATGGACGTGTGGAATGGCTAATGGAATACCTAAGCCTGAAAACGGTGTTCTTGTATTTGAAGCTACCATGAAGTTGCAGAATAGTTACGATTTAGGAAAAACCCAATATGGACAGAGAAAGGTTTTGGTAGTTCAAAATGGTAGCATAACAGGTAACAAAATACAAGGCTCTGTAATGTCCGGAGGACTTGATTTTCAGCTGACTCTTTCAAATGGCGCAATGGAAATAGAACAATTATTAGTGTTAAAAGCCAATGACGGAAGTTATATTTATCTAAGAAGTGCTGGAACAGCCATTAACCAGAATGATGTGAGGATGGTTTGGGATTTTGAGGCTCCCAACTCAAGTTCATACAATTGGCTTAACTCCGGAAAATATGCGGGCAGACGTGTTATAGACTCGGCAGCCGGAACAATGAAGATAAGTGTTTATGACGTATCTGGTATAAACTTTACACCGGATTCCACAAACTCAATAAAAGTAACTGAGCCCAGTGATGTGCCAGACCAACCTTGGGACTTTAGAAAGGCATCTTCTGAGAGAAAAGGTAATATATTTATAACTGAGTCAGTTAGCCTTGGGGCGAGTCAATCGGTAGGAGCAAGCAAGAAAGGGAGCAGAAATATTATTCCTATAACTGGTGGAACTGTAAGCGGAAATTTAACGGCTAAGATTTTACCGGCAGGTGCCGATTATCAGAACCTAGCGAATCCTATGACAATCGATGCAAGATATCTTTGGCAAACTAATGACGGAGAAATTATTATTGTGCGAAATGGGGGACAATTTGGATCTCTTGTACCTACATTTGAAGTTCGTGCAGACAGTAAATACTCATACCTGAACCAAAAGCTATATTTGAGCTCAGATCCCGGCGGTGGAGCAGGTGGAGTAACAATTACATTTTATGAAAGTATAAAGTAA
- a CDS encoding DNA topoisomerase III has protein sequence MGFTLVLAEKPSVARDLAKVLNCGQNANGYIMGKKYIVTWALGHLVTLADPEAYGSKYKTWNLEDLPMLPNKMELVVIKQTAKQYGIVKSLLNRKDVDELVIATDSGREGELVARWIIMKAGFKKPIKRLWISSQTDKAIKEGFAKLRPSKEYDNLYYSAQSRAEADWLVGLNVTRALTCKYNAQLSAGRVQTPTLAMIVEREEEIRKFRPKDYWTISAQFNGFTVQWQDSKTNQTRTFNKEEADRIVAKITGQMGEVVEVKKETKKELPPLAYDLTELQRDANKKFSYSAKQTLNIMQRLYESHKLVTYPRTDSRYITDDIVPTLNERLKSIAVGPYAKLVQGVMRNKISVTKRFVDNSKVSDHHAIIPTEQFVDLSSLNSEERNIYDLIVKRFIAVLSQPFEYEQTTVKLNISGESFYAKGKIVRSSGWKTVYDGFGKLDEDSDEDDNDQSLPDIQKGHKAKVIEPKAINGKTKPPARYTEATLLSAMERPGKFVDNKELKEALESSSGLGTPATRADIIEKLFNTFYIERRGKEIYPTSKGTQLISLVPADLKSPELTAKWEQQLTLISKGKVNSAAFIGEMKNYAKKLVGAVIASSEQFKHDNVIREKCPECGKYLLEVNGKKGKMHICPDRECGYRKSVTLISNARCPECHKKMEIRGEGENKSFYCSCGYREKLEAFKKRKSQQVDKKDVAKFMRQQDKNQSINSALADALAKWKK, from the coding sequence ATGGGTTTTACATTAGTACTAGCAGAAAAACCTTCGGTGGCAAGAGACTTGGCAAAAGTTTTAAACTGCGGACAAAATGCCAATGGATATATAATGGGAAAAAAATATATAGTAACCTGGGCTTTGGGCCATCTTGTTACACTTGCAGACCCAGAGGCTTATGGTAGTAAGTACAAGACATGGAATTTAGAAGACCTGCCAATGCTTCCAAACAAAATGGAACTGGTAGTAATAAAGCAGACTGCAAAACAGTATGGCATAGTTAAAAGCCTTTTGAACAGGAAGGATGTTGATGAACTTGTTATAGCTACTGATTCTGGGCGAGAAGGAGAACTTGTTGCCAGATGGATTATAATGAAGGCTGGGTTTAAGAAGCCTATAAAACGTCTATGGATATCTTCACAGACAGACAAAGCCATAAAAGAAGGTTTTGCAAAATTAAGGCCTTCCAAAGAATATGACAACCTGTATTACTCGGCACAAAGCAGGGCAGAAGCCGACTGGTTGGTGGGACTTAATGTTACAAGGGCATTGACCTGTAAATACAATGCACAGTTGTCAGCGGGAAGAGTGCAGACACCTACTCTTGCCATGATTGTAGAAAGAGAAGAGGAAATTCGTAAGTTCAGACCAAAAGACTACTGGACTATTTCCGCACAATTTAACGGATTTACGGTTCAGTGGCAGGATAGCAAAACTAACCAAACCAGAACTTTTAACAAAGAAGAGGCAGATAGAATAGTAGCAAAAATAACAGGGCAAATGGGTGAAGTAGTTGAGGTGAAAAAAGAAACCAAGAAAGAATTGCCTCCATTGGCCTATGACCTGACAGAGCTGCAAAGAGATGCAAACAAAAAATTCTCATATTCAGCCAAACAAACCCTGAACATAATGCAGCGCCTTTATGAGTCACACAAGCTGGTTACGTACCCAAGAACAGATTCAAGGTACATAACAGATGACATTGTACCAACTTTGAATGAACGCTTGAAAAGCATAGCAGTAGGCCCATATGCAAAGCTTGTGCAGGGGGTTATGAGAAACAAAATAAGTGTTACAAAAAGGTTTGTGGACAACAGTAAGGTTTCAGACCACCATGCAATTATACCAACAGAGCAATTTGTTGATTTGTCCTCTTTAAATTCAGAAGAGAGAAATATATATGACCTTATAGTCAAGAGATTTATAGCAGTACTTAGCCAGCCTTTTGAATATGAACAGACTACGGTAAAGCTTAATATATCAGGAGAAAGCTTCTATGCAAAAGGAAAGATAGTCAGGTCATCTGGCTGGAAAACTGTATATGACGGTTTTGGAAAGCTTGATGAAGATAGTGATGAAGATGACAATGACCAGTCATTACCGGATATTCAAAAAGGGCACAAGGCAAAAGTTATTGAACCTAAAGCAATAAACGGGAAAACTAAGCCCCCTGCAAGATATACCGAGGCAACTTTACTTTCAGCAATGGAACGTCCAGGTAAGTTTGTTGACAATAAAGAATTAAAGGAGGCTTTGGAAAGTAGCAGCGGACTTGGTACACCTGCCACTAGGGCAGATATTATCGAAAAGCTTTTTAATACGTTTTATATTGAAAGAAGAGGAAAGGAAATATATCCTACATCAAAAGGAACACAACTTATTTCTCTGGTGCCGGCTGACTTGAAATCTCCTGAGCTTACAGCAAAGTGGGAGCAGCAGCTTACCTTAATAAGTAAAGGAAAGGTTAATTCAGCTGCATTTATAGGGGAAATGAAGAATTATGCAAAAAAACTGGTGGGAGCAGTTATAGCAAGCTCGGAGCAGTTTAAACATGATAATGTAATAAGGGAAAAATGTCCCGAGTGTGGGAAATACCTTTTAGAAGTAAATGGCAAGAAGGGGAAAATGCACATCTGCCCTGATAGAGAATGTGGCTATAGAAAATCTGTAACCCTAATATCAAATGCAAGATGTCCTGAATGTCACAAGAAGATGGAAATTAGGGGAGAGGGAGAGAATAAATCCTTCTACTGTTCATGTGGATACAGGGAGAAGCTGGAGGCATTTAAAAAGCGTAAGAGTCAACAGGTGGATAAAAAGGATGTTGCAAAATTTATGAGGCAACAGGATAAGAATCAAAGTATAAATTCAGCTCTTGCCGATGCATTAGCCAAGTGGAAGAAATAA
- a CDS encoding methionine ABC transporter ATP-binding protein — MDSKPVIEIEGLTKIFSGETREVKALENINLTINRGDIFGIIGMSGAGKSTLVRCINYLEKPTSGRVAVDGVDLASLNEKELRKVRQSMGMIFQQFNLLMQRTAIENITFPLEISGIDKKDALKRAKELLNLVDLADKAEAYPSQLSGGQKQRVAIARALSTNPKVLLCDEATSALDPNTTKSILSLLKDINSRLGITIVIITHEMSVVEQICSHVAIIDKSGIAEQGKVSEVFSHPKTPAAQRLVYPNGNKNERKIGSRCLRIVFDGSSSYEPVIARMILDCGAPVNIMFADMRDIEGKAFGQMVIQLPEDPLTSEKIINYLKERNLAVEEVFDHVG; from the coding sequence ATGGACAGCAAGCCTGTAATTGAGATAGAGGGATTAACAAAAATATTTTCAGGAGAAACAAGAGAGGTTAAGGCTCTTGAAAATATAAATCTTACAATAAACCGAGGCGATATTTTTGGAATAATCGGAATGAGTGGAGCAGGAAAAAGCACTCTAGTCAGGTGTATTAACTACCTTGAAAAGCCCACAAGCGGAAGGGTGGCAGTAGATGGGGTAGATTTGGCAAGCCTCAATGAAAAGGAATTGAGAAAGGTTCGCCAGTCTATGGGGATGATATTCCAACAATTCAATCTACTGATGCAGCGTACCGCAATAGAGAACATAACATTTCCTCTTGAAATATCAGGTATAGATAAAAAAGATGCTTTAAAGCGTGCAAAAGAGTTGCTAAACCTTGTTGATTTGGCAGACAAGGCCGAGGCTTATCCGTCCCAACTGTCTGGTGGACAAAAACAGAGAGTTGCTATAGCCAGGGCATTATCAACAAACCCTAAAGTTTTATTGTGCGATGAGGCTACATCTGCACTTGACCCAAACACAACAAAATCAATCCTTTCACTGCTAAAAGATATAAACAGTAGACTGGGAATAACCATAGTAATAATTACTCATGAAATGAGCGTAGTTGAACAGATATGCTCACATGTGGCAATCATTGATAAAAGTGGGATTGCAGAGCAGGGAAAGGTATCAGAGGTCTTCTCACATCCTAAGACACCTGCAGCTCAAAGATTGGTTTATCCAAATGGCAATAAAAACGAAAGAAAAATAGGAAGCCGCTGCTTAAGAATAGTATTTGATGGAAGTTCTTCTTATGAGCCTGTTATAGCCAGAATGATATTGGATTGCGGAGCACCTGTTAATATAATGTTTGCGGATATGCGTGACATTGAGGGGAAAGCATTCGGACAGATGGTTATACAACTTCCAGAGGACCCACTGACATCAGAAAAAATCATTAATTACCTGAAAGAAAGAAATCTGGCAGTAGAGGAGGTTTTTGATCATGTGGGATAG
- the larE gene encoding ATP-dependent sacrificial sulfur transferase LarE — translation MSVFDKLDFLKTNIKSLGSAAVAFSGGVDSSFLLKVAFDVLGKDVVAVTAHSSTYPEREMNEAKEFAASYGIRHRIIHSEELDVEGFSDNPVNRCYLCKNELYDKIQAVAKEENVKYILEGSNHDDLGDYRPGLKAVSEHGVLSPLKDALLTKDEIRFLSKEMGLNTWDKPAFACLSSRFPYGEKITHQRLRMIDRAEQLLMDLGFKQVRVRFHGDIARIEVGQEQFLKFIDSEIREKVYSEFKKIGFMYTALDLKGYRTGSMNEGLKL, via the coding sequence ATGAGCGTATTTGATAAACTTGATTTTCTGAAAACCAACATAAAATCATTGGGAAGTGCTGCTGTAGCTTTTTCTGGCGGTGTGGATTCTTCCTTTTTATTAAAGGTAGCATTTGATGTACTTGGAAAAGATGTTGTAGCAGTAACGGCACATTCTTCTACATATCCTGAAAGAGAAATGAATGAAGCAAAGGAATTTGCTGCAAGCTACGGTATAAGGCATAGGATAATCCATTCTGAGGAACTGGATGTTGAAGGATTTTCAGATAATCCGGTTAACCGATGCTATTTATGTAAAAACGAGTTATATGATAAAATTCAGGCGGTTGCAAAAGAAGAAAATGTAAAATATATTCTGGAAGGCTCTAACCATGATGACCTTGGGGATTACCGTCCAGGACTTAAGGCAGTAAGTGAACATGGTGTCCTTAGCCCACTAAAGGATGCTCTGCTTACAAAGGACGAAATACGTTTTCTTTCAAAGGAAATGGGCCTTAATACATGGGATAAACCTGCATTTGCATGCCTTTCCTCCAGATTTCCATATGGGGAGAAAATAACTCACCAAAGGCTTAGAATGATAGACAGAGCGGAACAGCTACTTATGGACTTGGGCTTTAAACAGGTGAGAGTAAGGTTCCATGGTGATATAGCAAGAATAGAAGTAGGACAGGAACAGTTCCTTAAATTTATTGATAGCGAAATAAGAGAAAAGGTTTATTCTGAATTCAAAAAAATAGGCTTTATGTATACTGCTTTAGATTTAAAAGGTTATAGAACAGGCAGTATGAATGAAGGATTAAAGTTATAA
- a CDS encoding AraC family transcriptional regulator, whose translation MAHIYYVEYDATHPENFVFDMPKGHDCWLLVLTQTPAQFWVNGEMIEYPANSAVLYPPHHKILYRACSDKYVNDWVRFDSAEPYLIDTAIPLGIPFPLSDPGYCHKLFQLLVAENTLSNSYRELTIDYLLKVLFIKLHEASKYTKNFSQFQSILDLRRKIHNNPGFPWSVPAMAESLHLSPGYLQALYKETFGISCMKDVINCRIRFAKDQLIHSPHTIAEISTLCGYNNVEHFVRQFHKITGLSPGTFRNSIKR comes from the coding sequence ATGGCTCATATATACTATGTGGAGTACGATGCTACTCACCCTGAAAATTTTGTTTTTGATATGCCAAAAGGCCATGATTGTTGGTTGTTGGTTCTTACACAAACTCCAGCACAATTTTGGGTAAATGGAGAAATGATAGAATATCCTGCTAACAGTGCTGTTTTATACCCTCCACATCACAAAATTCTTTACCGAGCCTGCTCAGATAAATATGTTAACGATTGGGTTCGCTTTGATTCCGCCGAGCCATACCTCATTGATACTGCAATCCCTCTGGGTATCCCTTTCCCTTTATCCGATCCCGGATATTGCCACAAGCTGTTTCAGTTACTTGTAGCAGAAAATACATTGAGCAACAGCTACAGAGAACTTACTATTGACTATTTACTTAAAGTACTGTTTATTAAACTCCACGAAGCCTCCAAATATACGAAAAACTTCAGTCAATTTCAATCAATATTGGATTTACGAAGGAAGATTCATAACAATCCGGGGTTTCCTTGGAGCGTTCCTGCCATGGCAGAAAGCCTTCATTTAAGCCCAGGATATCTGCAAGCGTTGTATAAAGAGACATTTGGGATTTCCTGCATGAAAGACGTAATAAATTGCCGTATTCGTTTTGCAAAAGACCAACTTATTCATAGTCCCCATACCATCGCAGAAATTTCAACTCTTTGCGGATATAACAACGTAGAACATTTTGTCAGGCAGTTTCATAAAATCACTGGTCTTTCACCTGGTACCTTCCGAAACTCAATAAAACGCTGA
- a CDS encoding ABC transporter substrate-binding protein, with the protein MKKLIILLAILICTVFVLPSCGGNGGLTKVKLSEVTHSVFYAPQYVALNKGFFKDAGLEIELQNGQGADKVMTAVLSGQCDIGLAGPEASIYVYNEGKADYAQVFAQVTKRDGSFLVGRKPEPDFKWSDLKGKNIIGGRKGGVPEMTLEYVLNKNGHVPGVDVNVDTSIQFALMAGAFTGGKGDYVTLFEPVASSLEKEGKGYILASLGQESGEIPYTAYFAKKSFIEKNKDVIQKFTDAIYKGQVWVDTHSPKEIAEVLKPSFPDTDTELLTVVAERYKKIDAWCKEPSMKKESFELLQTVMNKAGELKEKAPYDKVVVNTYADKATK; encoded by the coding sequence ATGAAGAAATTAATTATTTTACTAGCTATATTGATATGCACTGTTTTTGTACTGCCATCCTGTGGTGGTAATGGTGGTCTAACTAAAGTAAAGTTAAGCGAAGTAACACATTCTGTCTTTTATGCTCCACAGTATGTTGCGTTGAATAAAGGTTTTTTTAAGGATGCAGGGTTGGAAATTGAGCTTCAGAACGGTCAAGGCGCCGACAAAGTTATGACAGCAGTTTTGTCAGGACAATGCGATATAGGCCTTGCAGGCCCCGAAGCAAGCATTTATGTATATAATGAGGGAAAAGCTGACTACGCGCAGGTTTTTGCCCAGGTAACTAAAAGAGACGGTTCCTTTCTTGTAGGAAGAAAACCCGAACCTGATTTTAAGTGGAGCGATCTTAAAGGTAAGAATATTATAGGTGGAAGAAAAGGCGGAGTTCCCGAAATGACTCTTGAGTATGTATTGAATAAAAATGGGCATGTTCCCGGAGTAGATGTAAATGTTGATACAAGTATACAGTTTGCGCTTATGGCAGGTGCATTTACCGGTGGTAAAGGCGACTATGTAACTTTGTTTGAACCTGTTGCATCATCTCTGGAGAAAGAAGGAAAAGGTTACATACTGGCTTCCTTAGGGCAAGAAAGCGGTGAAATACCTTACACAGCATATTTCGCCAAAAAAAGTTTTATTGAAAAAAATAAGGATGTAATTCAGAAGTTTACAGATGCTATTTACAAAGGCCAAGTATGGGTAGATACCCATTCTCCAAAAGAAATTGCGGAAGTGCTGAAACCTTCCTTTCCTGATACCGATACAGAGCTTTTGACGGTTGTAGCTGAAAGGTATAAGAAAATTGATGCTTGGTGTAAGGAACCATCAATGAAAAAGGAATCTTTCGAGCTGCTCCAGACTGTAATGAATAAGGCAGGAGAGCTAAAGGAAAAAGCCCCCTATGACAAGGTAGTTGTAAACACTTACGCCGACAAGGCAACTAAGTAG
- a CDS encoding MetQ/NlpA family ABC transporter substrate-binding protein: MKKKLLALLLTTVFAVSGILSGCGSQSKKLVVGASPTPHAEILKEIQSVLKDKGYELEIKEFTDFVQPNLALQDKTLDANYFQHKPYMENFNEENNTQLVSAAEIHYEPLGIYPGKVKSLDAIPEGATIAVPNDTTNEARALLLLETAGLIKVNPDSGLKATVKDITENPKNIKIKELEAAQLARTLPDVDVAVINGNYALQAGFNVATDALAKEESDSVAAKTYANILAIREGDENREDIKALVDALKSEKVKKFIEEKYKGAVVPLF, encoded by the coding sequence ATGAAGAAAAAATTACTTGCATTATTACTAACAACGGTATTTGCAGTCTCAGGTATATTGTCAGGCTGCGGATCCCAGTCTAAAAAACTTGTGGTTGGAGCATCGCCTACACCACATGCGGAGATACTCAAAGAGATTCAAAGTGTGCTAAAGGACAAAGGATATGAACTTGAAATAAAAGAATTTACTGACTTTGTCCAACCCAATCTTGCATTACAGGACAAAACTCTGGATGCAAACTATTTCCAACATAAGCCGTACATGGAAAATTTCAATGAAGAAAACAATACACAATTAGTATCTGCAGCAGAAATCCATTACGAGCCATTGGGAATATATCCTGGAAAGGTGAAGTCACTTGATGCTATTCCTGAGGGGGCAACTATTGCAGTTCCAAACGACACTACAAATGAAGCAAGAGCACTTTTACTTCTGGAAACTGCCGGGCTGATAAAGGTAAATCCTGATTCAGGGCTGAAGGCAACAGTTAAGGATATTACGGAAAACCCAAAGAATATTAAAATTAAAGAACTGGAAGCAGCTCAGCTGGCAAGAACTCTACCTGATGTGGATGTGGCAGTTATAAACGGAAATTATGCATTACAGGCAGGTTTCAATGTTGCAACTGATGCTCTTGCCAAAGAGGAATCTGATTCTGTAGCGGCAAAGACATATGCAAATATACTTGCTATACGTGAAGGTGACGAGAACAGAGAGGACATAAAAGCATTGGTAGATGCGCTAAAAAGTGAAAAGGTTAAGAAATTTATAGAGGAAAAGTACAAGGGAGCAGTTGTTCCACTATTCTAA
- a CDS encoding family 43 glycosylhydrolase, with the protein MEKKQGVNPYLPSWEYVPDAEPHVFNGRVYAYGSHDRFNGYAYCLNDYVCWSAPVDDLSDWRYEGVIYKKTDDPQNPDGSACLYAPDVTQGPDGRYYLYYVLDKVSVVSVAVCDTPAGKYEFYGFVHYSDGTRLGEKEGDQPQFDPGVLTEGDKTYLYTGFCGKGDKSRKGPMATVLGPDMLTIIENPVFIAPSEPYSAGSGYEGHEFFEAPSIRKKGDTYYFIYSSIVYHELCYATSKYPTKGFTYGGVIVSNSDLHIDTYKPAEKPMFYGANNHGSICEINGQWYIFYHRHTNGTNFSRQGCIEPISILEDGSIPQVEMTSCGPNGGPLVGRGEYPTYLACNLYYKEESIYTDWTGAWMDHQFPKITQDGRDGDEEIGYIANMKDSATAGFKYFDCKGIKKVKIKVRGYCIGEFEVKTAWNGAVLGKIPVEFSNIWKEYSADIVIPDGVNALYFTYTGSGSASLASFTLE; encoded by the coding sequence ATGGAAAAAAAGCAAGGTGTAAACCCATATCTCCCGTCATGGGAATATGTTCCTGACGCAGAACCCCATGTTTTCAATGGCAGAGTCTATGCTTACGGCTCTCATGATCGTTTTAACGGTTATGCATACTGTTTAAATGACTATGTATGCTGGTCGGCACCAGTAGATGATTTGTCTGATTGGCGGTACGAAGGTGTGATTTATAAAAAGACAGATGATCCTCAGAATCCTGACGGGAGTGCGTGTCTTTATGCTCCTGATGTTACTCAAGGGCCTGATGGACGCTATTATCTATACTATGTACTCGATAAAGTATCCGTTGTTTCAGTAGCAGTTTGTGATACTCCTGCAGGTAAGTATGAATTTTATGGATTTGTACATTATTCCGATGGAACACGCCTGGGTGAAAAAGAAGGAGACCAGCCTCAATTTGATCCAGGAGTATTGACAGAAGGAGATAAAACATATCTCTATACCGGATTTTGCGGAAAAGGTGATAAATCAAGGAAAGGGCCTATGGCAACAGTACTTGGTCCAGATATGCTTACGATAATTGAAAATCCGGTGTTTATAGCACCAAGTGAACCATACAGTGCAGGTAGCGGATATGAAGGACATGAGTTCTTTGAAGCTCCTTCCATACGCAAGAAAGGGGATACCTATTATTTCATTTATTCCTCAATTGTTTACCATGAATTGTGTTATGCTACCAGCAAATATCCCACAAAAGGTTTTACTTACGGTGGAGTAATTGTGAGCAACAGTGATCTTCATATTGACACTTACAAGCCGGCTGAAAAACCTATGTTTTATGGTGCTAACAACCATGGAAGCATCTGCGAAATCAATGGTCAGTGGTACATTTTTTATCATAGACATACCAATGGAACTAATTTCAGCCGTCAAGGCTGTATTGAGCCTATTTCTATTCTTGAAGACGGCTCAATTCCACAAGTGGAAATGACTTCTTGCGGCCCAAATGGAGGCCCGCTTGTAGGACGTGGAGAATATCCTACTTATCTGGCATGTAACCTGTATTACAAAGAGGAATCCATATATACGGACTGGACCGGAGCATGGATGGATCATCAGTTCCCTAAGATTACCCAGGACGGAAGAGATGGAGATGAAGAGATTGGCTATATTGCTAATATGAAGGATTCTGCTACAGCCGGATTTAAGTATTTTGACTGTAAGGGTATCAAGAAAGTAAAAATTAAGGTTCGAGGTTATTGTATAGGCGAATTCGAAGTAAAAACTGCCTGGAACGGTGCGGTTCTTGGAAAGATACCAGTGGAGTTTTCTAACATATGGAAAGAGTATTCTGCTGATATTGTGATACCTGACGGAGTAAATGCTTTATATTTCACCTATACTGGGTCAGGAAGTGCAAGTTTGGCTTCTTTTACACTAGAATAA
- a CDS encoding RrF2 family transcriptional regulator, producing the protein MRISSKGRYGMASMICVAQLGKSGDFVTVISISEKLGISKIYLEQVFSLLKRSKLVTSVKGSQGGYQLAKSPEKITAYDILQAVEISLFEKTERSVSQQAEGIESSITNLVWNKIDESISEVLKNTTLSDLVDEAERNQEEDSFMFYI; encoded by the coding sequence ATGCGAATTTCTTCAAAAGGCAGATACGGTATGGCATCCATGATATGTGTTGCACAATTAGGCAAAAGCGGTGATTTTGTAACCGTAATAAGTATTTCAGAAAAACTTGGAATATCGAAAATATACCTTGAACAGGTATTTTCGCTTTTGAAAAGATCCAAGCTTGTTACTTCAGTCAAGGGGTCTCAGGGTGGTTATCAATTAGCTAAATCACCAGAAAAGATTACTGCTTATGATATCTTGCAAGCAGTTGAAATAAGTCTGTTTGAGAAGACCGAGCGTTCTGTTTCCCAGCAGGCTGAGGGGATTGAGAGCTCAATAACTAACCTGGTATGGAATAAAATTGATGAATCAATTTCCGAAGTCCTAAAGAATACTACACTTAGTGATCTTGTTGATGAAGCTGAAAGAAACCAGGAAGAAGATTCCTTTATGTTTTATATTTAA